The Aedes aegypti strain LVP_AGWG chromosome 3, AaegL5.0 Primary Assembly, whole genome shotgun sequence genome contains a region encoding:
- the LOC23687977 gene encoding putative odorant receptor 83c: MGFLKRLNRFKIFQHSFKQPADFYAHQIKTPNMISKISGLNVFSEDFTVPNKFLFGIILILGFYFYINASSAYEMRNDTEDLINSLTTFGIATQAVTKLVIFIIFRKDLNWLHKYTEQLYREECNPRTRELLTGNVFLLSVILKTMMVGYGFTSFSLDVAPMLVLAFTGSKLLPFGFYIPHIDRFSWFGYIINYMVQIILTVFVTSEDMGPDCIYMIISMNAFTQIDLIIDSLKEVNRHIEAGDLEVDDLIIKIIQRHQEHLKYLRTVEIIFRMIFFASFVSLSSVLILSLFAVVTLGWYQGIVFILFVSYQLFFGCFLGTFLEFKNEQLQREIYTISWYKLSIKNQKSLRFLLQSAQEPVNWTLIFARLNIPTYLQVYKTIYSIFTMLLTVREE, from the exons ATGGGTTTCCTAAAGAGGTTGAATCGGTTTaagatttttcaacattcttTCAAACAACCTGCTGACTTTTATGCACACCAAATAAAAACCCctaatatgatttcaaaaatatcaggaCTGAATGTGTTCAGTGAGGATTTCACGGTACCCAACAAATTTTTGTTTGGCATCATCTTGATTTTGGGTTTCTACTTCTACATCAATGCATCGTCGGCCTACGAAATGCGCAACGATACGGAAGACCTTATCAACTCTTTGACTACATTTGGAATCGCGACGCAGGCTGTGACGAAGCTCGTCATCTTCATTATATTCCGGAAAGATCTCAACTGGCTGCACAAATATACAGAACAACTCTACAGGGAGGAATGCAACCCACGAACGAGAGAACTGCTAACAGGCAATGTTTTTCTACTGAGCGTGATTTTGAAAACGATGATGGTGGGCTACGGTTTTACAAGTTTTTCATTGGATGTTGCTCCTATGTTGGTGTTGGCATTTACCGGATCCAAGTTGTTACCATTTGGGTTCTACATTCCACATATTGATCGCTTTTCATGGTTTGGGTACATTATCAATTATATGGTGCAGATAATTCTAACAGTGTTTGTGACGTCTGAAGACATGGGTCCGGATTGTATCTACATGATAATATCGATGAATGCTTTCACGCAAATAGATTTGATTATAGATTCATTGAAGGAAGTAAATCGTCACATTGAAGCAGGAGATTTGGAGGTGGATGATCtgattataaaaataatacaacGCCATCAAGAGCACCTGAA ATATTTACGAACGGTTGAAATAATATTCCGCATGATCTTTTTTGCTTCCTTTGTAAGCTTATCATCGGTTTTGATTCTATCGTTATTTGCAGTTGTGACG CTCGGATGGTACCAAGGGATCGTGTTCATCTTATTTGTCAGTTACCAACTATTTTTTGGATGCTTCCTCGGAACGTTTTTGGAATTTAAG AACGAACAACTTCAACGGGAAATCTATACCATTTCATGGTATAAACTGTcgattaaaaatcaaaaatcactgCGATTTCTCCTACAGTCAGCTCAAGAACCCGTCAATTGGACGTTAATTTTTGCACGATTGAACATACCTACGTATTTGCAAGTATACAAAACGATTTACAGTATTTTTACAATGCTTCTCACCGTTCGGGAGGAATAG
- the LOC110679446 gene encoding uncharacterized protein LOC110679446 isoform X1: MQGGWGGGGCWCSKTSTHGPLFFRLLLLTSLFIVVFQLESSVLGSLDQQNVKTAKRVLDIQMDLFKDLDELDIDCDQPESLCVTATAKAPNVKKEAAKPTYSGTARFTQKKSMIPVPTMAQAAGTARAERTSPVVGQSEPLRVSSTAHASIARKEIQEDLGTRSYKRKTLAIPVPTWTQVAGVIRTAEVSNTRKKTAIPVQLESSVLGSLGLQNVKTAKRVLDLQMDLYKDWDELDIDCDQPERAAPVVNQSEPLRVSSTAHASIARKDTQKDLGIPVPTSTQAAKVIRTAEVSNIRKKTAIPVPTLFGSAGGVRPEQELDEIPMPVSTDEELDAESETDECYCGQQPKIDRLVKENQTLKRRMMKLKQERNEANNRTIRLTDTLNSKVLGDDPHKNQFTELEGYPSRDQLVAFSDLSIKSDYPFMKLLMQELWPEGFVNRSITGRSSHNPFGRPPKTGKKTRLDLPTQRTIPLESDKVKYCEGKLYLFIYFLFFITVLFLFVDRLMEHRLYRGDCPTVAKAVALGAKKLMRSVLSYYGTKRTTEEEDQ, encoded by the exons ATGCAGGGAGGatgggggggaggggggtgttgGTGTTCGAAAACTAGTACACATGGCCCTTTATTTTTCAGATTATTACTTTTAACCTCActttttattgttgtttttcagtTGGAATCATCCGTGCTGGGATCCCTCGACCAGCAAAATGTGAAAACGGCAAAACGAGTTTTGGACATCCAAATGGACCTTTTCAAAGACTTGGATGAGCTTGATATCGATTGCGACCAGCCAGAATCATTATGTGTCACAGCGACTGCTAAGGCACCAAATGTCAAGAAGGAAGCTGCAAAGCCGACGTATTCAGGAACAGCACGGTTCACGCAGAAAAAGTCGATGATTCCAGTACCAACAATGGCACAAGCTGCAGGAACCGCACGTGCAGAACGTACATCACCAGTCGTCGGCCAATCAGAACCATTACGTGTCTCTTCAACTGCCCATGCATCGATTGCCAGGAAGGAGATCCAGGAGGATCTAGGAACCAGAAGTTACAAGCGGAAAACGTTGGCAATTCCCGTTCCTACATGGACACAAGTGGCTGGAGTCATACGCACTGCCGAAGTATCGAACACCAGGAAGAAAACAGCCATTCCCGTTCAGTTGGAATCATCCGTGCTGGGATCCCTCGGTCTGCAAAATGTGAAAACGGCAAAACGAGTTTTGGACCTCCAAATGGACCTATACAAAGACTGGGATGAGCTTGACATCGATTGCGACCAGCCAGAACGTGCAGCACCAGTCGTCAACCAGTCAGAACCATTGCGTGTCTCTTCAACTGCCCATGCATCGATTGCCAGGAAGGATACCCAGAAGGATCTAGGAATTCCCGTTCCAACATCAACACAAGCTGCTAAAGTCATACGCACTGCCGAAGTATCAAACATCAGGAAGAAAACTGCCATTCCCGTTCCAACTCTGTTCGGATCTGCTGGAGGCGTACGCCCTGAACAGGAACTAGACGAGATCCCTATGCCGGTGTCAACTGATGAAGAACTAGATGCTGAATCTGAAACTGATG AATGTTACTGTGGACAGCAACCAAAAATCGACAGGCTTGTGAAGGAAAACCAAACACTCAAGCGTCGGATGATGAAACTCAAACAAGAGCGTAATGAAGCGAACAACCGTACAATCAGGCTGACAGACACGCTGAACTCGAAAGTGCTTGGAGATGATCCGCACAAAAATCAGTTCACCGAGCTTGAAGGATATCCGTCCCGCGATCAGTTGGTAGCATTTTCAGACCTATCCATCAAATCGGATTATCCCTTCATGAAGCTCTTGATGCAAGAACTGTGGCCAGAAGGATTTGTAAACCGCTCGATTACAGGACGATCGTCTCACAATCCTTTTGGTCGTCCACCGAAAACtggaaaaaaaacacgtttggATCTCCCAACTCAGCGGACAATACCACTTGAATCGGATAAAGTGAAGTACTGTGAAGGtaaactttatttatttatttattttttattttttattactgTTTTGTTTCTTTTCGTAGATCGGTTGATGGAGCATCGGTTGTATCGAGGTGACTGTCCGACAGTCGCTAAGGCCGTGGCATTAGGAGCGAAGAAGCTAATGAGATCAGTGCTTTCGTATTACGGTACAAAACGCACCACGGAGGAAGAAGACCAATGA
- the LOC110678539 gene encoding uncharacterized protein LOC110678539, producing the protein MDLLNKLQKYHIFRHDYKGADVAYINTIDRIEYFSGFMGINLFNRVFKFCNFTFLWGVSTLFIYIYLVLTSTYYYRNDIEKALSCVTTFGFSTQGASKIYSFILRRKKVIVIHEMNLEFFKLDIMQNETVKKAFQPSVQLNHILLTLTIYGYIGLVAIIALAPELYGLIISKYILPFGFEIIHSDAGFAYAINSWFQVNCTYYVAFLTTVTDGTFILYLLNATGQIDAIVELLHELDDIMMEEHEEQKIDEQLQKIITIHKHHQLYMRKVEHLFNLYFLISIASLCFNMSISLAAFVLIDWYLGVVVFCFASSQIFYMCFLGSYYETKSEFLITEIGSFDWYKLSVKNQKMVKFILATSQSPILVTAIMENLNVAAYLKIHKTVYSGIMLLLRVKD; encoded by the exons ATggatttgctgaacaaactacAGAAATACCACATTTTTCGACACGATTACAAAGGAGCAGATGTTGCTTATATTAATACAATTGATCGCATTGAGTATTTCAGTGGTTTCATgggaataaatttattcaatcgTGTTTTTAAGTTTTGCAACTTTACCTTCTTGTGGGGCGTCAGTACGTTGTTCATTTATATTTATCTGGTGTTAACCTCAACTTACTACTATCGGAATGACATTGAAAAGGCTTTATCGTGTGTGACAACCTTCGGATTCTCAACACAG GGAGCATCGAAAATTTACTCTTTCATCCTACGACGCAAAAAGGTCATCGTTATTCATGAAATGaatctggaatttttcaaattggacaTCATGCAAAACGAAACCGTTAAGAAAGCGTTCCAACCGAGTGTCCAATTGAATCATATCCTTCTGACGCTAACCATATATGGATATATCGGTCTTGTTGCGATAATTGCTTTGGCACCGGAGTTGTATGGTTTGATTATATCCAAGTACATACTTCCCTTCGGTTTTGAGATCATCCATTCGGACGCCGGTTTTGCGTATGCTATCAACAGTTGGTTTCAAGTCAATTGCACTTACTATGTTGCGTTTCTGACGACGGTCACCGATGGAACATTTATCCTTTATCTCCTTAATGCCACTGGGCAAATAGATGCCATCGTAGAGCTTCTTCACGAGCTGGACGACATAATGATGGAGGAGCACGAGGAGCAGAAAATCGACGAGCAATTGCAAAAAATCATCACGATTCACAAACATCATCAGCTGTACATGAGAAAAGTGGAACATTTATTCAACTTGTACTTTCTGATTTCGATTGCCTCGCTTTGCTTCAACATGTCAATCTCGTTGGCCGCTTTCGTTCTG ATCGACTGGTATCTTGGCGTTGTGGTGTTTTGTTTCGCTTCGTCGCAAATATTCTATATGTGTTTTCTTGGATCTTATTATGAGACTAAG AGCGAGTTTCTCATAACGGAAATAGGTTCATTCGATTGGTACAAATTGTCggtgaaaaatcaaaaaatggttAAGTTTATCCTCGCTACGTCTCAGTCTCCGATACTGGTAACAGCTATTATGGAAAATTTGAACGTTGCTGCTTATTTGAAG ATTCATAAAACTGTTTACTCCGGTATTATGCTGCTCTTGCGTGTAAAGGATTGA
- the LOC110679446 gene encoding uncharacterized protein LOC110679446 isoform X2 has translation MQGGWGGGGCWCSKTSTHGPLFFRLLLLTSLFIVVFQLESSVLGSLDQQNVKTAKRVLDIQMDLFKDLDELDIDCDQPESLCVTATAKAPNVKKEAAKPTYSGTARFTQKKSMIPVPTMAQAAGTARAERTSPVVGQSEPLRVSSTAHASIARKEIQEDLGTRSYKRKTLAIPVPTWTQVAGVIRTAEVSNTRKKTAIPVQLESSVLGSLGLQNVKTAKRVLDLQMDLYKDWDELDIDCDQPERAAPVVNQSEPLRVSSTAHASIARKDTQKDLGIPVPTSTQAAKVIRTAEVSNIRKKTAIPVPTLFGSAGGVRPEQELDEIPMPVSTDEELDAESETDECYCGQQPKIDRLVKENQTLKRRMMKLKQERNEANNRTIRLTDTLNSKVLGDDPHKNQFTELEGYPSRDQLVAFSDLSIKSDYPFMKLLMQELWPEGFVNRSITGRSSHNPFGRPPKTGKKTRLDLPTQRTIPLESDKVKYCEDRLMEHRLYRGDCPTVAKAVALGAKKLMRSVLSYYGTKRTTEEEDQ, from the exons ATGCAGGGAGGatgggggggaggggggtgttgGTGTTCGAAAACTAGTACACATGGCCCTTTATTTTTCAGATTATTACTTTTAACCTCActttttattgttgtttttcagtTGGAATCATCCGTGCTGGGATCCCTCGACCAGCAAAATGTGAAAACGGCAAAACGAGTTTTGGACATCCAAATGGACCTTTTCAAAGACTTGGATGAGCTTGATATCGATTGCGACCAGCCAGAATCATTATGTGTCACAGCGACTGCTAAGGCACCAAATGTCAAGAAGGAAGCTGCAAAGCCGACGTATTCAGGAACAGCACGGTTCACGCAGAAAAAGTCGATGATTCCAGTACCAACAATGGCACAAGCTGCAGGAACCGCACGTGCAGAACGTACATCACCAGTCGTCGGCCAATCAGAACCATTACGTGTCTCTTCAACTGCCCATGCATCGATTGCCAGGAAGGAGATCCAGGAGGATCTAGGAACCAGAAGTTACAAGCGGAAAACGTTGGCAATTCCCGTTCCTACATGGACACAAGTGGCTGGAGTCATACGCACTGCCGAAGTATCGAACACCAGGAAGAAAACAGCCATTCCCGTTCAGTTGGAATCATCCGTGCTGGGATCCCTCGGTCTGCAAAATGTGAAAACGGCAAAACGAGTTTTGGACCTCCAAATGGACCTATACAAAGACTGGGATGAGCTTGACATCGATTGCGACCAGCCAGAACGTGCAGCACCAGTCGTCAACCAGTCAGAACCATTGCGTGTCTCTTCAACTGCCCATGCATCGATTGCCAGGAAGGATACCCAGAAGGATCTAGGAATTCCCGTTCCAACATCAACACAAGCTGCTAAAGTCATACGCACTGCCGAAGTATCAAACATCAGGAAGAAAACTGCCATTCCCGTTCCAACTCTGTTCGGATCTGCTGGAGGCGTACGCCCTGAACAGGAACTAGACGAGATCCCTATGCCGGTGTCAACTGATGAAGAACTAGATGCTGAATCTGAAACTGATG AATGTTACTGTGGACAGCAACCAAAAATCGACAGGCTTGTGAAGGAAAACCAAACACTCAAGCGTCGGATGATGAAACTCAAACAAGAGCGTAATGAAGCGAACAACCGTACAATCAGGCTGACAGACACGCTGAACTCGAAAGTGCTTGGAGATGATCCGCACAAAAATCAGTTCACCGAGCTTGAAGGATATCCGTCCCGCGATCAGTTGGTAGCATTTTCAGACCTATCCATCAAATCGGATTATCCCTTCATGAAGCTCTTGATGCAAGAACTGTGGCCAGAAGGATTTGTAAACCGCTCGATTACAGGACGATCGTCTCACAATCCTTTTGGTCGTCCACCGAAAACtggaaaaaaaacacgtttggATCTCCCAACTCAGCGGACAATACCACTTGAATCGGATAAAGTGAAGTACTGTGAAG ATCGGTTGATGGAGCATCGGTTGTATCGAGGTGACTGTCCGACAGTCGCTAAGGCCGTGGCATTAGGAGCGAAGAAGCTAATGAGATCAGTGCTTTCGTATTACGGTACAAAACGCACCACGGAGGAAGAAGACCAATGA